GACAACTACCAGGTCGAATGGAAGCATGATGCGTCGCCGGTCACGGTAGCCGACCGCGAGGCAGAAAGTCACCTGCGCCATTGCATCGCCGCCGCGTTTCCGTCAGATGCGATTTTGGGTGAAGAACTCGGCGAACAATCCGGTACAACCGGCTTCCGCTGGATTCTCGATCCGATCGACGGCACTAAGTCGTTCATCTCGGGCGTGCCGCTCTACGGCACCCTGATCGGCGTCGAGTACGAAGGACGTAGCGTCCTTGGTGTAATTCATATACCTGGCCTCAACGAGATGATTTATGCCGCCACGGGGCAGGGGGCTTGGTACTGTCGTGGCGATGCCCTGCCGCGCCCGGCACGTGTCTCGCAAAAACGCACGCTGGGCGAGGGGCTTTTCTGTACGTCCGACGTGAAAGGATTCGGTGACATCGGCCGCCAGGAACCATACGAGCGATTGCAAGCCGCAGCCCGCCTCGCCCGCACCTGGGGAGATTGCTACGGATACTTGTTGGTTGCCACGGGCAGGGCTGAGTTAATGGTCGATCCGAAGATGAACGTCTGGGACTGTGCCGCCTTGCAACCGGTTCTCGAAGAAGCCGGTGGAACGTTCACCGATTGGTGCGGGACGCCGACAATTCATGCCGGCGAGGCCATTGCGACAAATGGCCACATTCTCGACGAGGTTCTGGCACTCGTCCGAGGTTGAGTGTTCTTCATCACGCGACGAAGGACGCCGTCGACCTTGATGTGCGATCGTGCGCCCTGGCAATCTCCGCTGCCTCGCACTCGTGATGTACTTACCACGCCGTCGCGATGGCGCATGCGGCGATAGCGGTGTCTCAACGGTCTACCCGCTACTTTGGCACGTTCTCTTCGCAGCATCAGTGGCGAATTGCCAGTCCTTCGGTGGATTTCAGGAAGGCTGGGCAAACTTTGCCGGTTGGTCTGACGGAATTCGATTCTGAGGATTGCATCCGTCGATTCTAGCAGCGGTGACTATGCGGGCAGACCTTCCGAGGTTTGCGACCGGCGGACGCCACCTGCTAGCGGCCCGAATGCCCTACTGGTTTCGCGCCGTTCGCATCGTCTCCGCGCGCTCTGGATCGCAGTGGACCGGTATTGCCCCTAAACCGGGCGAGAATCTGCACAAGGACTGTCATGCCTAGTTCGACCTTTGTTCCCGAGCGCCCGGACTTGCGTGTGTACGCACCGTCGGGCACGTTGCTGACGTTCTTGTTCCACGGCGTCTTCCGGAATAAGAGCGAGATCGAGCAGCATGTGGCCGACCCGCAGCAAAAGATAACGCTGTCGCACATTAGTCAGTTCGTCGAACACATGTTGGAAGCCGGCTATCAGTTTGTCTCGCCTGATGATGTCGAGCGCGGCCTCGCGGACGACGGACGCTACGTAATGGCGACATTCGACGACGGTTATGCCAATAACTTGCTCGTGCGGCCGCTGCTGGAAGAGTATGGGGTTCCGGCCGTGTTTTTCATCTCGACCGGACACGTTCTGGCTGGAACGCCGTTCTGGTGGGATGTTCTTTATCGCGAGCTGTGGCGACGTGGGGCCAGTGCAAAGCAGATCGCTCAAGTGGGTCAGGGGCTGAAGGAACTGACGAACATCGAGATCGAGAGCGTTTTAACCAGCATGTTTGGTGCCAAATCCCTGGTCGCCGAATCAGACATCGATCGGCCACTCAGCGTTGGCGAACTACAAGATTTTGCTCGCTGTCCGTTTGTTCATTTGGGCAATCACACACGCGATCACGGCGTGCTGACAAATTACACGTCCACCGGCATCGCCGAACAGCTTGGTGCGGCGCAGGATGACTTAGAGCGTATGGTCGGACTGCGACCAACATGCGTTTCTTACCCCAACGGCAACTATTCAGCAGAAGTTTTGCGGACGGCGCGCAGCCTCGGCCTGACGTTGGGAATAACAGTCGAACGAGCACGAAACCTGTTGCCGCTCGATCGTGCGGATGATGG
This Pirellulales bacterium DNA region includes the following protein-coding sequences:
- a CDS encoding polysaccharide deacetylase family protein, whose product is MPSSTFVPERPDLRVYAPSGTLLTFLFHGVFRNKSEIEQHVADPQQKITLSHISQFVEHMLEAGYQFVSPDDVERGLADDGRYVMATFDDGYANNLLVRPLLEEYGVPAVFFISTGHVLAGTPFWWDVLYRELWRRGASAKQIAQVGQGLKELTNIEIESVLTSMFGAKSLVAESDIDRPLSVGELQDFARCPFVHLGNHTRDHGVLTNYTSTGIAEQLGAAQDDLERMVGLRPTCVSYPNGNYSAEVLRTARSLGLTLGITVERARNLLPLDRADDGWLRLGRFTLWGTRDIGEQCDNVLADSWWKGVWSKFVGRDTRSWQRRSA
- the hisN gene encoding histidinol-phosphatase; amino-acid sequence: MTQQVLDRLKVAQTIAREAGDITLRYFCQDNYQVEWKHDASPVTVADREAESHLRHCIAAAFPSDAILGEELGEQSGTTGFRWILDPIDGTKSFISGVPLYGTLIGVEYEGRSVLGVIHIPGLNEMIYAATGQGAWYCRGDALPRPARVSQKRTLGEGLFCTSDVKGFGDIGRQEPYERLQAAARLARTWGDCYGYLLVATGRAELMVDPKMNVWDCAALQPVLEEAGGTFTDWCGTPTIHAGEAIATNGHILDEVLALVRG